A portion of the Coraliomargarita parva genome contains these proteins:
- a CDS encoding TRAP transporter substrate-binding protein, which produces MRKAYFTLGFLLGLIVTSSLFAFLKPGNSGASSDVRRLKVSHGLPTNHPIHAGIESFAERVAYYSSGRLQFDVFPNAQLGSGTQTLEQMQAGTLDAAQVGAASLGSFIPEAKVFSLPYLFRSSDHYWAVLNGEIGQELLDALAINASGNPSGFRGLTYYDAGSRNFYAKKAIQAPSDLKGMKIRVMNDSVAIDTMKALGASPTPISWGELYTSLQQGVVDGAENNPPSFVSSRHFEVCKEFSFDHHSRIPDILFISEKTWNSLTPEERGWIQQAAIESTEFERKVWDAAVVDALSVMREQGVTIHEASMEPFMQATEAVREKYAVGELKDLVHRIQQVSE; this is translated from the coding sequence ATGAGAAAAGCATACTTCACTCTTGGATTTCTTCTGGGTCTTATCGTCACTTCATCGCTGTTTGCCTTCCTTAAACCCGGCAATTCAGGAGCTAGCTCCGACGTCAGGCGGCTGAAAGTGTCGCACGGCCTGCCAACCAACCATCCGATCCATGCCGGCATCGAGTCTTTTGCCGAGCGGGTCGCTTATTATTCCTCGGGGCGTCTTCAATTCGATGTCTTTCCCAACGCTCAGTTGGGCAGTGGAACGCAAACCTTGGAACAAATGCAGGCGGGCACGCTGGATGCCGCCCAGGTGGGTGCGGCATCGCTCGGAAGCTTTATCCCGGAAGCAAAAGTATTCAGTCTTCCTTATCTTTTCCGGAGCAGCGATCACTACTGGGCGGTGCTCAATGGTGAAATCGGGCAGGAACTGCTGGATGCCCTGGCGATCAATGCATCGGGCAATCCAAGCGGGTTTCGAGGACTGACCTATTACGATGCCGGAAGTCGGAATTTTTATGCCAAGAAAGCCATTCAAGCGCCGTCGGATTTGAAAGGGATGAAGATTCGCGTGATGAATGATTCGGTCGCGATTGATACGATGAAGGCACTCGGTGCGTCTCCGACGCCGATTTCATGGGGGGAACTCTACACCTCGCTGCAGCAGGGGGTGGTCGATGGGGCGGAAAACAACCCGCCAAGCTTTGTTTCCTCGCGTCACTTTGAAGTCTGCAAGGAGTTTAGCTTCGATCACCATTCCCGGATACCCGATATCTTGTTCATTTCTGAAAAGACCTGGAATTCACTGACGCCCGAAGAGCGGGGATGGATTCAGCAGGCCGCAATCGAATCGACTGAGTTTGAGCGGAAAGTCTGGGATGCCGCAGTGGTGGATGCACTGTCGGTGATGCGGGAGCAGGGCGTTACCATCCATGAAGCATCGATGGAGCCATTCATGCAAGCAACCGAGGCGGTTCGAGAGAAGTATGCGGTTGGCGAATTGAAGGATCTGGTTCACCGTATCCAACAAGTATCGGAGTAG